A window of Burkholderiales bacterium contains these coding sequences:
- a CDS encoding adenine phosphoribosyltransferase, whose amino-acid sequence MSPIFPSPAFSSGTSHRSSRHPRRFARRCGGSRTISAGGISTPSWPREARGFIFGAPLALELAAAFVPVRKPGKLPFQRHTYQYELEYGTDALEMHVDGVRSGQRVLLIDDLLATGGTARACCNLLQKMGAKMEACAFVIELAALNGRRVLAPCEVYSLITY is encoded by the coding sequence ATATCCCCGATTTTCCCAAGCCCGGCATTCTCTTCCGGGACATCACACCGCTCGTCGCGTCACCCGAGGCGTTTCGCGAGACGGTGCGGCGGCTCGCGGACCATTTCCGCGGGCGGCATATCGACGCCGTCGTGGCCGCGCGAGGCGAGGGGATTCATCTTCGGCGCGCCGCTCGCGCTGGAGCTTGCGGCCGCATTCGTCCCGGTGAGAAAGCCGGGCAAGCTGCCGTTCCAGAGGCATACGTACCAATACGAGCTCGAGTACGGGACCGACGCGCTCGAGATGCACGTCGACGGCGTGCGCTCGGGCCAGCGCGTGCTGTTGATCGACGATCTGCTCGCCACCGGCGGCACCGCGCGCGCGTGCTGCAACCTGCTGCAGAAGATGGGCGCGAAGATGGAGGCGTGCGCGTTCGTGATCGAGCTGGCGGCGCTCAACGGGCGGCGCGTGCTCGCGCCGTGCGAGGTTTACAGCCTGATCACTTACTGA
- the smpB gene encoding SsrA-binding protein SmpB, whose translation MSIVQNKKAFHDYFIEERFEAGIVLEGWEAKAIRAGRVQIKEAYVVINNGEIFLIGSHITPLATASTHVHPDPTRTRKLLLNAREIDKLIGAVERAGYTLVPLDMHYAKGRIKLEVGLAKGKKQHDKREAEKERDWKREQQRLLRAR comes from the coding sequence ATGAGTATCGTTCAAAACAAAAAAGCCTTCCACGACTATTTCATCGAGGAGCGCTTCGAAGCCGGCATCGTCCTCGAAGGCTGGGAAGCCAAGGCGATACGCGCCGGCCGCGTCCAGATCAAGGAAGCGTACGTCGTCATCAACAACGGCGAGATCTTCCTCATCGGCTCCCACATCACCCCGCTCGCCACCGCGTCGACGCACGTCCATCCCGACCCGACGCGCACCCGCAAGCTCCTGCTCAACGCGCGCGAGATCGACAAGCTCATCGGGGCGGTCGAGCGCGCCGGCTACACGCTGGTGCCGCTCGACATGCACTACGCCAAGGGCCGCATCAAGCTCGAAGTGGGGCTTGCGAAAGGCAAGAAGCAGCACGACAAGCGGGAAGCCGAGAAAGAGCGCGACTGGAAGCGCGAGCAGCAACGCCTCCTGCGCGCGCGCTGA
- a CDS encoding ribonuclease HII gives MASTQPARRRKRKRHPNLRFEQEAGCVVCGVDEVGCAPLAGPVVAAAVILPEWSLSRRLVRMINDSKIVPPDVREKVAAELPEYCTISFGEASVEEIDTLNIYHARMLAMHRAISGLSVTPELALIDGNAKPKDVTCSVRTIVDGDAKCLSIAAASIVAKVKRDTYMRKLAQEFPGYGWETNVGYGTRDHRQGMAKLGITPHHRRSFAPVRLHLGLPLFPDPSMLPAVEDEISEGQWD, from the coding sequence GTGGCGAGCACCCAACCCGCGCGGCGCAGGAAAAGAAAGCGGCACCCGAATCTGCGCTTCGAGCAGGAAGCGGGGTGCGTCGTCTGCGGCGTCGACGAAGTGGGCTGTGCTCCGCTCGCAGGTCCGGTCGTTGCCGCCGCGGTGATCCTGCCCGAGTGGTCGTTGTCACGCAGGCTCGTGCGCATGATCAACGACAGCAAGATCGTGCCGCCGGACGTCCGCGAAAAAGTGGCCGCCGAGCTGCCCGAGTACTGCACGATCAGCTTCGGCGAAGCGAGTGTCGAGGAGATCGACACGCTCAACATCTACCACGCGCGCATGCTCGCCATGCACCGCGCGATCTCGGGACTTTCGGTCACGCCGGAGCTCGCGCTCATCGACGGCAACGCCAAGCCCAAAGACGTGACGTGCAGCGTACGCACGATCGTCGACGGCGACGCCAAGTGCCTGTCCATCGCTGCCGCGTCGATCGTCGCCAAGGTGAAGCGCGACACTTACATGCGCAAGCTGGCGCAGGAGTTCCCGGGCTACGGCTGGGAGACCAACGTCGGCTACGGCACGCGTGATCACCGTCAGGGCATGGCTAAGCTCGGCATCACGCCTCACCATCGCCGCAGCTTCGCGCCGGTGCGGCTGCACCTGGGGCTGCCGCTTTTTCCCGATCCCTCGATGCTGCCGGCGGTCGAGGACGAGATCTCCGAAGGTCAGTGGGACTAG
- the fabG gene encoding 3-oxoacyl-ACP reductase FabG — protein MRLQDKVAIITGAGRGIGQATAVKFAREGAKVVVCDLSPEWIEETVQLCKESRGDAFGFVADVRDPQSLEQMVDATIAKWGRVDVLVNNAGIVADAQLKNMSEDQFDRVIEINLKGVYNCTKAVVKTMLDQQSGVILNASSIVGLYGNFGQTNYAAAKFGVIGMVKTWARELGRKGIRANAVCPGFIATSILSAMPERVLSALEEKVPMGRLGKPEEIANTFAFLASDEASYINGAVIEVSGGLTI, from the coding sequence ATGAGGCTACAGGACAAAGTTGCAATTATCACCGGTGCCGGCAGGGGCATCGGGCAAGCGACGGCCGTCAAATTCGCCCGTGAAGGCGCGAAAGTCGTGGTGTGCGACTTGTCGCCCGAGTGGATCGAAGAGACGGTGCAGTTGTGCAAAGAGTCGCGCGGCGACGCGTTCGGTTTCGTCGCCGACGTGCGCGACCCGCAATCGCTCGAGCAGATGGTCGACGCGACGATCGCCAAATGGGGACGCGTCGACGTCCTGGTGAACAACGCCGGGATCGTGGCGGACGCGCAGCTCAAGAACATGTCGGAAGACCAGTTCGACCGCGTCATCGAGATCAATCTCAAGGGCGTCTACAACTGCACCAAGGCGGTCGTGAAGACGATGCTCGACCAGCAGTCGGGCGTCATCCTCAACGCCTCGTCGATCGTCGGCCTCTACGGAAACTTCGGGCAGACCAACTACGCGGCGGCGAAGTTCGGCGTGATCGGCATGGTCAAGACGTGGGCGCGCGAGCTCGGCCGCAAGGGCATCCGCGCCAACGCGGTGTGTCCGGGATTCATCGCGACGAGCATCCTCAGCGCCATGCCCGAGCGCGTGTTGAGCGCCCTCGAAGAGAAAGTGCCGATGGGCCGTTTGGGCAAGCCCGAAGAGATCGCGAACACCTTCGCGTTTCTCGCGTCGGACGAAGCGAGCTACATCAACGGCGCAGTGATCGAGGTGAGCGGCGGCCTTACGATCTGA
- the guaB gene encoding IMP dehydrogenase: MRVVQKALTFDDVLLVPAHSAVLPREVNLQTRITRGISLNIPVASAAMDTVTESRLAIAIAQEGGIGIVHKNMSPRAQAAEVTKVKRFESGIVKEPITVSEGMTVRDVLHLTRQHRISGLPVVTSAGKVVGIVTNRDLRFETELDQPIRNIMTPRERLVTVREGAPRDEALALMHKHRLERVLVVNGDFELKGLITVKDVLKSSEHPLSTKDDLGRLRVGAAVGVGEGTEERVEALLEAGVDVIVVDTAHGHSQGVLDRVRWIKRTHPKTQVIGGNIATAAAAKALVDNGADGVKVGIGPGSICTTRIVAGVGVPQISAVANVADALARADVPVIADGGIRYSGDISKAIAAGAHLVMIGSLFGGTEESPGEIELYQGRSYKAYRGMGSLGAMQQGSADRYFQETDELDTDKLVPEGVEGRVPYKGGLVPLLKQLMGGVRASMGYLGCRTIDEVRTKAEFVEITSAGIRESHVHDVQITKEAPNYRIE, translated from the coding sequence ATGCGTGTGGTGCAGAAAGCCCTGACCTTCGACGATGTCCTGCTCGTCCCCGCTCACTCTGCCGTCCTTCCGCGCGAAGTCAACCTCCAGACCCGGATCACCCGCGGCATCTCGCTGAACATCCCGGTCGCCTCGGCGGCCATGGACACGGTCACCGAATCGCGGCTCGCGATCGCCATCGCCCAGGAAGGCGGCATCGGCATCGTCCACAAGAACATGTCGCCGCGCGCCCAGGCGGCCGAGGTCACCAAGGTCAAGCGCTTCGAGAGCGGCATCGTGAAGGAACCGATCACGGTTTCGGAGGGCATGACGGTGCGGGACGTGCTGCACCTGACCCGCCAGCACCGGATCTCCGGGCTGCCCGTGGTCACGAGCGCGGGCAAGGTCGTCGGGATCGTCACCAACCGGGACCTGCGGTTCGAGACCGAGCTCGACCAGCCGATCCGCAACATCATGACCCCGCGCGAGCGGCTGGTCACGGTGCGCGAGGGCGCGCCGCGCGATGAAGCGCTGGCGCTCATGCACAAGCACCGCCTCGAGCGCGTGCTCGTGGTCAACGGCGACTTCGAGCTCAAGGGCCTGATCACGGTCAAGGACGTGCTGAAGTCGTCCGAGCACCCGCTCTCCACCAAGGACGACCTCGGCCGGCTGCGCGTCGGCGCCGCCGTCGGCGTCGGTGAAGGCACCGAGGAGCGCGTCGAGGCGCTGCTCGAAGCCGGCGTCGACGTGATCGTCGTCGATACCGCCCACGGCCACTCGCAGGGCGTGCTCGACCGCGTGCGCTGGATCAAGCGCACGCATCCGAAAACCCAGGTCATCGGCGGCAACATCGCGACCGCCGCCGCCGCCAAGGCGCTCGTCGACAACGGCGCGGACGGCGTCAAGGTCGGCATCGGGCCGGGCTCGATCTGCACGACGCGGATCGTCGCGGGCGTCGGCGTGCCGCAGATCAGCGCGGTCGCGAACGTCGCGGATGCGCTCGCGCGCGCCGACGTGCCGGTCATCGCCGACGGCGGCATCCGCTACTCCGGCGACATTTCCAAAGCGATTGCGGCCGGCGCGCACCTGGTCATGATCGGCAGCCTCTTCGGCGGCACCGAGGAATCGCCCGGCGAGATCGAGCTGTATCAGGGCCGCTCGTACAAGGCGTATCGCGGCATGGGCTCGCTCGGGGCGATGCAGCAGGGCTCCGCCGACCGCTACTTCCAGGAGACCGACGAGCTCGACACCGACAAGCTCGTGCCCGAAGGCGTCGAAGGCCGCGTGCCTTACAAAGGCGGGCTGGTGCCGCTCCTCAAGCAGCTCATGGGCGGCGTGCGCGCGAGCATGGGCTATCTGGGCTGCCGCACCATCGACGAAGTGCGCACCAAGGCCGAGTTCGTCGAGATCACCAGCGCAGGCATTCGCGAATCGCACGTGCACGACGTGCAGATCACCAAGGAGGCGCCGAACTACAGGATTGAATAG
- the guaA gene encoding glutamine-hydrolyzing GMP synthase, with translation MHQKILILDYGAQYTQLIARRVRELRVYCEIHPGDVSSEFVRSFAPAGIVLSGGPSSVYEDEINRAPQSVFELGVPVLGICYGMQTMAYQLGGKVEPGKVREYGYAEIRARGHTKLLDGIEDLRTPEGHGMLKVWMSHGDKVVEMPPGFKLMGSSDSCEIAAMADEARRFYGVQFHPEVTHTLQGKALLQRFVYDICGCKGDWNMPDYVAEAVARIRAQVGKEEVILGLSGGVDSSVAAALIHKAIGDQLTCVFVDHGLLRLNEAQQVMDTFAKHMHLKVIHVDASQEFYGALKGVSDPEHKRKIIGKHFVEVFQREAGRIENAKWLAQGTIYPDVIESAGGKTKKATNIKSHHNVGGLPETLHLKLLEPLRELFKDEVRELGLALGLPHDMVFRHPFPGPGLGVRILGEVKREYADLLRSADAIFIDELRAAGWYEQTAQAFAVFLPVKSVGVMGDGRTYEYVVALRAVQTTDFMTAHWAELPHALLGKVSNRIINEVRGINRVVYDISGKPPATIEWE, from the coding sequence ATGCACCAGAAAATCCTCATCCTCGATTACGGCGCGCAGTACACGCAGCTCATCGCGCGCCGGGTTCGCGAGCTTCGCGTCTACTGCGAGATCCACCCCGGCGACGTCTCGAGCGAGTTCGTCAGGTCCTTCGCGCCCGCCGGCATCGTTCTTTCGGGGGGGCCTTCCTCGGTCTACGAGGACGAGATCAACCGCGCGCCGCAATCGGTGTTCGAGCTCGGCGTGCCGGTGCTCGGCATCTGCTACGGCATGCAGACCATGGCGTATCAGCTCGGCGGCAAGGTCGAGCCGGGCAAGGTGCGCGAGTACGGCTACGCCGAAATCCGCGCGCGCGGACACACCAAACTGCTCGACGGCATCGAAGACCTGCGCACGCCGGAAGGACACGGCATGCTCAAAGTCTGGATGAGCCACGGCGACAAGGTCGTCGAGATGCCGCCGGGCTTCAAGCTCATGGGGTCGAGCGACTCGTGCGAGATCGCGGCCATGGCCGACGAGGCACGGCGCTTCTACGGCGTTCAGTTCCACCCCGAAGTGACGCACACGCTGCAGGGCAAGGCGCTGCTCCAGCGTTTTGTCTACGACATCTGCGGCTGCAAGGGCGACTGGAACATGCCCGACTACGTCGCCGAAGCCGTCGCGCGCATTCGCGCTCAGGTCGGGAAAGAGGAAGTGATCCTCGGGCTCTCGGGCGGCGTCGATTCATCGGTCGCGGCCGCGCTCATCCACAAGGCGATCGGCGATCAGTTGACGTGCGTGTTCGTCGATCATGGTCTGCTGCGGCTCAACGAAGCGCAGCAGGTCATGGACACTTTCGCCAAGCACATGCACCTGAAAGTGATCCACGTCGACGCGTCGCAGGAGTTCTACGGCGCGTTGAAAGGCGTGTCCGATCCGGAACACAAGCGCAAGATCATCGGCAAGCACTTCGTCGAAGTCTTCCAGCGCGAAGCGGGCAGGATCGAGAACGCGAAGTGGCTCGCGCAGGGCACGATCTATCCCGACGTGATCGAGTCGGCGGGCGGCAAGACCAAGAAGGCGACGAACATCAAGTCGCATCACAACGTCGGCGGACTGCCAGAGACGCTGCACCTGAAGCTGCTCGAGCCGTTGCGCGAGCTCTTCAAGGACGAGGTGCGCGAGCTGGGCCTGGCGCTCGGCCTGCCGCACGACATGGTGTTCCGCCATCCGTTCCCGGGTCCGGGCCTCGGGGTGCGCATCCTCGGGGAAGTGAAGCGCGAGTACGCGGATCTCCTGCGCTCGGCCGACGCGATCTTCATCGACGAGCTTCGGGCCGCGGGTTGGTACGAGCAGACCGCACAGGCCTTCGCCGTGTTCCTTCCTGTGAAGTCGGTGGGCGTGATGGGTGACGGGCGCACTTACGAATACGTCGTCGCGCTGCGTGCGGTGCAGACCACCGACTTCATGACCGCGCACTGGGCCGAGCTCCCGCACGCGCTGCTCGGCAAGGTCTCCAACCGCATCATCAACGAAGTGCGCGGGATCAACCGCGTCGTGTACGACATCTCAGGCAAGCCGCCCGCCACCATCGAGTGGGAATAG
- the mtnA gene encoding S-methyl-5-thioribose-1-phosphate isomerase, which yields MPSSFETLRWRDGAVEMLDQRVLPFEQVYLRFESAAAVAQAIRDMVVRGAPAIGCAAAFGIAVEGLRVRDRARGEFDASMAHAFDVLAASRPTAVNLFWALERMKKRLAHTHDANAMAAADALVDEAQALCREDLALNRAMGVHGATLLDSGSRVLTHCNAGALATAGHGTALGVIRSAVEAGKAIEVYADETRPFLQGARLTAWELAQDRIPVTLIADNAAGFLMSRGKVDAVIVGADRVAANGDVANKIGTYQVAVLARRHAIPFYVACPLSTIDTAIASGADIPIEERGAEEVLGYRETRWAPAGIGVENPVFDVTPAELVSALITEKGVVKEPNAAKIAALFK from the coding sequence ATGCCATCCTCGTTCGAAACCCTGCGCTGGCGCGATGGCGCGGTCGAGATGCTCGACCAGCGTGTCCTGCCTTTCGAGCAGGTCTATCTCAGGTTCGAAAGCGCCGCCGCCGTCGCGCAGGCGATCCGCGACATGGTGGTGCGCGGCGCGCCGGCGATCGGTTGCGCCGCCGCATTCGGTATTGCGGTAGAAGGACTGCGCGTCAGGGATCGCGCGCGCGGCGAGTTCGACGCTTCGATGGCGCACGCGTTCGACGTGCTCGCGGCGAGCCGGCCGACCGCAGTGAACCTCTTCTGGGCGCTCGAGCGCATGAAGAAGCGGCTCGCGCATACGCACGACGCGAACGCAATGGCTGCCGCCGACGCGCTCGTCGACGAAGCGCAAGCGCTGTGCCGCGAAGACCTCGCGCTGAACCGCGCGATGGGCGTTCACGGCGCGACGCTGCTCGACAGCGGGTCACGCGTGCTCACGCATTGCAACGCCGGCGCGCTCGCGACCGCCGGACACGGCACCGCGCTCGGCGTCATCCGCTCGGCGGTCGAAGCGGGCAAGGCGATCGAGGTGTATGCCGACGAGACGCGGCCTTTCCTGCAAGGCGCGCGGCTCACCGCATGGGAGCTCGCGCAGGACCGCATACCGGTGACGCTCATCGCGGACAACGCGGCGGGCTTTCTCATGAGCCGCGGCAAGGTCGATGCGGTGATCGTCGGCGCCGATCGCGTCGCGGCCAACGGCGACGTCGCCAACAAGATCGGCACCTATCAGGTCGCGGTGCTCGCCCGGCGCCACGCGATCCCGTTCTATGTCGCGTGCCCGCTGTCGACGATCGATACGGCGATCGCGAGCGGCGCGGACATTCCCATCGAGGAACGCGGCGCCGAGGAAGTGCTCGGTTACCGGGAAACGCGCTGGGCGCCGGCCGGTATCGGCGTCGAGAATCCGGTGTTCGACGTGACGCCGGCGGAGTTGGTCAGCGCGTTGATCACCGAGAAGGGTGTGGTGAAAGAACCCAACGCCGCAAAGATTGCGGCGTTGTTTAAATAA
- a CDS encoding DUF4936 family protein produces MAYSYYIYYRVAPQHAKECEARVLDLFSALKQATAVGGRLLKKRSEPMLWMEVYDNVRDDAKFELELKQAEAQLELAQLLQEGSTRRAECFEA; encoded by the coding sequence ATGGCCTATTCGTACTACATCTACTACCGAGTAGCACCGCAGCACGCGAAAGAATGCGAAGCGCGCGTGCTCGACCTTTTCTCGGCTCTGAAGCAGGCCACCGCCGTCGGCGGCCGCCTGCTCAAGAAACGCAGCGAGCCGATGCTCTGGATGGAGGTGTACGACAACGTCCGCGACGACGCCAAGTTCGAGCTCGAGCTCAAGCAGGCCGAGGCCCAGCTCGAGCTGGCGCAGCTCCTCCAGGAAGGCTCGACCCGCCGCGCCGAATGCTTCGAGGCGTGA
- the dksA gene encoding RNA polymerase-binding protein DksA, translated as MNARQLAYFRSMLEEMKRELSQDIDRTVHTMQDEATIFADPNDRASQEADMSLELRNRDRERKLIKKIDETIQHIDAGEYGYCESCGVEIGLKRLEVRPTATLCIDCKTLDEMRERQVAK; from the coding sequence ATGAATGCGAGACAGCTCGCCTACTTCCGCAGCATGCTGGAAGAGATGAAGCGCGAGCTGTCGCAGGACATCGACCGCACCGTCCACACCATGCAGGACGAAGCGACGATCTTCGCCGACCCCAACGACCGCGCAAGCCAGGAAGCCGACATGTCCCTCGAGCTTCGCAACCGCGACCGCGAGCGCAAGCTGATCAAGAAGATCGACGAAACCATCCAGCACATCGACGCCGGCGAATACGGCTACTGCGAGTCGTGCGGAGTCGAGATCGGCCTGAAGCGACTCGAAGTGCGGCCGACCGCGACGCTGTGCATCGACTGCAAGACGCTCGACGAAATGAGGGAGCGGCAGGTCGCCAAGTAG
- a CDS encoding DUF4124 domain-containing protein, producing MKTIVAIALLALSAGAYAGQINKCVDAAGKVVGYGDCPPGSRSEASNVKSAPPAAPAPAAKSAAEKDAEYRKRQLEKKEAEEKSSKKAEVAAQNERACADSRAYLKSLQAGNRITRNDPKTGERVFLQDNEYASEIARVQKNIDANCR from the coding sequence ATGAAAACGATCGTCGCAATCGCCCTGCTGGCGCTGTCGGCCGGCGCCTACGCCGGCCAGATCAACAAATGTGTAGACGCCGCCGGCAAGGTCGTCGGCTACGGCGATTGCCCGCCCGGTTCGCGCAGCGAGGCGAGCAACGTGAAGAGCGCCCCGCCCGCCGCCCCGGCGCCTGCGGCTAAGTCCGCCGCCGAAAAAGACGCCGAGTACCGCAAGCGCCAGCTCGAGAAAAAGGAAGCGGAGGAGAAATCGTCCAAGAAAGCCGAGGTCGCCGCGCAGAACGAGCGCGCGTGCGCCGACTCGCGGGCCTATCTCAAATCGCTGCAGGCGGGGAACCGCATCACCCGCAACGATCCCAAGACCGGCGAGCGCGTGTTCCTGCAGGACAACGAGTACGCCTCCGAGATCGCCCGCGTGCAGAAGAACATCGACGCGAACTGCCGCTAG
- a CDS encoding GNAT family N-acetyltransferase, producing the protein MSTPPFTVRPVNWNASREALRSVRITVFVKEQQVPEELEWDDADEHAYHVLATAVDGKPIGTGRLKLDCHIGRMAVLKSWRGRGVGSAILERLIDFARREGCSEVRLHAQTHALAFYARFGFVAVGEEFDEAGMPHRVMTLDLKASPAKPLSPRARA; encoded by the coding sequence ATGAGCACTCCCCCCTTTACGGTGCGGCCCGTCAACTGGAATGCGAGCCGCGAAGCGCTGCGTTCGGTGCGCATCACCGTCTTCGTCAAAGAGCAGCAGGTCCCCGAAGAGCTCGAGTGGGACGATGCCGACGAGCACGCGTATCACGTGCTCGCGACCGCCGTGGACGGCAAGCCGATCGGCACCGGCAGGCTCAAGCTCGACTGCCACATCGGACGCATGGCCGTGCTGAAGTCGTGGCGCGGGCGCGGGGTGGGCAGCGCGATACTCGAGCGTCTGATCGATTTCGCGCGCAGGGAAGGGTGCAGCGAAGTGCGGCTGCACGCACAGACGCACGCGCTGGCGTTCTATGCGCGCTTCGGTTTCGTCGCGGTCGGCGAGGAGTTCGACGAGGCCGGCATGCCGCACCGGGTCATGACGCTCGATCTCAAGGCGTCGCCTGCAAAGCCGCTATCGCCGAGGGCTCGAGCCTAA
- a CDS encoding NRDE family protein, with protein MCVILFSAGAHARYPLIVAANRDEAYDRPAAPAGFWNDHPHVCAGRDLTAGGTWLGLSTTGRFAAITNYRQGIRAGAAPRSRGALTSDFLTGRDEPSAYMEEAARHGDDYGGYSLIAGTPERLYFCSNRGVAPHAVAPGVHGLSNRLLDEPWPKVQRGMAVLESLADASEAALLEGLFEVLADTAAAPDHLLPSTGITLERERDLSALFIPGGSYGTRASTVVLVREDGGVVFVEKSFGPRGKPLGIAERRFRLEPSAIAALQATP; from the coding sequence ATGTGCGTCATCCTGTTCTCGGCGGGCGCTCACGCGCGCTATCCGCTGATCGTCGCAGCTAACCGCGACGAGGCATACGACCGTCCCGCGGCGCCCGCGGGCTTCTGGAACGACCATCCCCACGTCTGCGCGGGCCGCGATCTCACCGCCGGCGGCACGTGGCTCGGCCTGAGCACGACCGGCCGCTTCGCGGCGATCACCAATTACCGCCAGGGCATACGCGCCGGCGCCGCGCCGCGCTCGCGCGGTGCGCTCACGAGCGACTTCCTGACCGGCCGCGACGAGCCTTCCGCATACATGGAGGAAGCGGCGCGGCACGGCGACGACTACGGCGGCTACAGCCTGATCGCAGGCACGCCGGAGCGGCTGTACTTCTGTTCGAACCGCGGTGTAGCGCCGCACGCGGTCGCGCCCGGCGTGCACGGTCTTTCCAATCGGCTGCTGGACGAGCCGTGGCCCAAGGTGCAGCGCGGCATGGCCGTGCTGGAATCGCTGGCCGATGCGAGCGAAGCGGCGCTGCTGGAAGGACTGTTCGAGGTGCTCGCGGATACCGCCGCCGCGCCCGACCATCTGCTGCCTTCGACGGGCATCACGCTGGAGCGCGAGCGCGACCTCTCGGCGCTCTTCATACCGGGAGGGAGCTACGGCACGCGCGCGTCGACGGTGGTGCTGGTGCGCGAGGACGGAGGGGTGGTCTTCGTCGAGAAGAGCTTCGGGCCGCGCGGCAAGCCGCTCGGCATCGCGGAGCGGCGCTTTAGGCTCGAGCCCTCGGCGATAGCGGCTTTGCAGGCGACGCCTTGA
- the tadA gene encoding tRNA adenosine(34) deaminase TadA: MRAALELAAQAEACGEVPVGAVVVKDGEIVGRGYNHPISAHDPTAHAEIVAMRDAAQRLGNYRLGGCELYVTLEPCSMCAGAMLHARIARVVYGAADPKTGACGSVLDLFAETRLNHHAAVTPGVLAADAVTLLQRFFLARRRQPR, encoded by the coding sequence ATGCGCGCCGCGCTCGAGCTTGCCGCGCAAGCCGAAGCGTGCGGCGAGGTGCCGGTCGGCGCGGTGGTCGTGAAGGACGGCGAGATCGTCGGCCGCGGCTACAACCATCCCATATCCGCGCACGATCCCACCGCGCATGCGGAGATCGTCGCCATGCGCGACGCGGCGCAGCGGCTCGGCAACTATCGCCTCGGCGGCTGCGAGCTCTACGTGACCCTGGAGCCGTGCTCGATGTGCGCGGGGGCGATGCTCCACGCGAGGATCGCGCGGGTGGTCTACGGCGCGGCGGATCCGAAGACCGGCGCGTGCGGCAGCGTCCTCGATCTCTTTGCCGAGACCCGTCTCAACCACCACGCCGCGGTCACCCCCGGGGTGCTCGCCGCCGATGCGGTGACGTTGCTGCAGCGCTTCTTTCTTGCACGGCGGCGACAACCCCGTTAG
- a CDS encoding type II toxin-antitoxin system RatA family toxin: MVVEKTVLVGHSARQMFGLVDAVETYPQFLPWCDGATVLHRDEQRTRATIHINYHGVTHSFTTENAKNPPQSMTIRLVEGPFKVLDGEWRFVELSPEACRIQFRLHYEFSSWLLAKLVGPVFSYIANTMVDAFVQRAEKVYGG, from the coding sequence GTGGTCGTAGAAAAAACAGTGCTCGTCGGCCATTCGGCCCGGCAGATGTTCGGGCTGGTCGATGCGGTCGAGACGTATCCTCAGTTCCTTCCCTGGTGCGACGGCGCCACCGTGCTACACCGCGACGAGCAGCGCACGCGTGCCACGATCCACATCAACTATCACGGCGTCACCCACAGCTTCACCACCGAGAACGCCAAGAACCCCCCGCAGTCGATGACGATCCGGCTGGTCGAAGGACCGTTCAAGGTGCTCGACGGCGAGTGGCGTTTCGTCGAGCTTTCCCCCGAGGCGTGCCGGATCCAGTTCCGGCTGCATTACGAATTCTCGAGCTGGCTGCTGGCGAAGCTGGTGGGGCCGGTGTTCAGCTATATCGCGAACACGATGGTCGACGCTTTCGTGCAGCGCGCCGAAAAGGTCTATGGCGGCTGA